GGAGGAGCCGAGTCCGGTTACGGGTCGGGTGGGAGAGGCCGGTTGGGGCGGGGCTGAGGGGCCCGGAGCCGGTGGCCACGGGGCGTCCGAGGGGAGAGGAGCCGAGCCGGGTCAGCGGTGGGCCGGGTGGGCGCTTCGGGTCAGTCCGACCGGGTTGCCCGGCGGCAGCAGGCCCGAGGTCTCGACCGCACGGGCCAGCGGGTCCAGCAGTTCGGCCAGGCGGGCGGCGCGGTCGGCGCCGAGCACGGTCCAGGGCCCTTCGGCCGCCGCGTCCGTCAGGGCCTCCACCTCCGCGCGCACCGCCGCGCCGGCCGGGGTGAGGGACCCGTCGGCCGCGAGCAGACCCCGCTCGCGCAGCCGAGTACCGGCCGCTTCCCAGTCCGGCTGCTCCCACTTGCGGGTCTCCCGCAGCAGCACCCCGTCGGACTCGCCGGCCGCCGCCTTGAGGATCATGGCCTCGACCGGCCCCAGCCCGTGGGCGACCAGCACCGCGACGTGTGAGTCGCCCCGGTGCTCGCGCAGGGTGGTGAGGCCCTGCCAGAGCCGTGCCGCGGGGCGGCCGGGCCGCTGCAGCGCCTGGTTGGCGGCGGCCAGCACCCGGCCCGTGGTGTCCGCCGCCTTGGCCGCCTCCCATGCGAGGTCCGCGGCCCGGCCGAACTCGGCCGAGCCGACGGTGTCCGGTCCGAAGAGGGCGGTCATCGCCGCGTCCAGGGCGTCCTCGCGGGCGGCCAGCACGTCGTCCGGAGTCGCGTACGTCCAGGCGTCCGGCAGGGCACGGGTCACCCGGGCGGGGTGGAAGACGTAGAAACAGCTCGTCACGACGGACGGATGCGCCGCGCCGAGCGGTGCGGCGCGCAGCGCGAAGTAGCCCATCCAGTACCCGCGCATCCCGAGCGCGTCTGCTGCCCGGCGCACCTCCGGGGCGAAATAGAGAAGATCGTGCACCGGCTCGTACCGCTCCCACAGGACCCGTGCCATCGCGTCCGCCACCAATGCCTCCCGCCACGTCCACCTGACGTCCTGTCGGCACCAGCCTGCGTTATGACGGCTGTCATAACAAGAGGGGGCGGAGGATCAGAGCCTCGGATCCCGGCCGCATCTCACACGCGGAGGCGTGTGCGGGCGGAGGATTGCGCCGGACGAGGGGCCGCGGAGCGCGGACACTGGGACAGACGGGTGGCAGGGTGACACGGCCGGGCGGCTCGGATGGTGGGAGTTTGCGGACTCCCTGACGGTGGTTCATGTCGAGGCCGGGTCCATCCAGCTGATGAGGTGTCCGCTGCCCGGCCACGGCGGAAGGACATCGCTATGCGTTCTGCCCGCATGCTTCTGGCCACGGCGGCCGCAACCGCCGCTCTGACCTTCGCCGCGCCCAGTGCCGCCTTCGCCGTTCCCGCGGGTGATGACGGCGGCCGCGACGATTCCTCCTACAGCCAGGACCACG
This genomic interval from Streptomyces sp. NBC_00557 contains the following:
- a CDS encoding SCO6745 family protein yields the protein MADAMARVLWERYEPVHDLLYFAPEVRRAADALGMRGYWMGYFALRAAPLGAAHPSVVTSCFYVFHPARVTRALPDAWTYATPDDVLAAREDALDAAMTALFGPDTVGSAEFGRAADLAWEAAKAADTTGRVLAAANQALQRPGRPAARLWQGLTTLREHRGDSHVAVLVAHGLGPVEAMILKAAAGESDGVLLRETRKWEQPDWEAAGTRLRERGLLAADGSLTPAGAAVRAEVEALTDAAAEGPWTVLGADRAARLAELLDPLARAVETSGLLPPGNPVGLTRSAHPAHR